A stretch of DNA from Planctomycetaceae bacterium:
TTTCCCGAAGCGGTTGCCGCTCCGTTTCCAAACACTGGCGGCGACGTCGACTGCGGACCATTCCACTGAGCCGGACCGCTGCTGCCGTCAGCGGATCGAACGTCTCCGGAACGAACATGATCCGCCGACCTGACAACCGGCATCGTCATCGAAGCCGGTTGTGCCGTGATCACGGGCAGAGTTGTTCCCGCCTGAGGGTCCGACGTGTACTGAGCCGTGGCGGCAGGGATTCCGTTGACCGTGGTCGACGACGAAGCCTGCTTCACGATCCCCGGCTGTCTGGCCGAAGATGCCTGCGACGCGAACATCGACGACGCCTGCCCGGACGACGCGATTCCCTGCTGCGGCGTGATGGCCGGGGCGAATGAGGAACTCGGTCGGATCTGAGGAACTGCGGCGGACTGCACGATCGGCTGCCCGAAGGCCGATGACTGGCCCGACTGCGATACGCGACGCATTGCCGGATTGCCGCCGGCGCGTGCCAGCATGCGTTCGGCCTGATCTCTGGTGCGAACGTCCGGATGAGCCGCCAGCGAACGTTCAAACCAGGCAGCCGCTTCAGACATGCGGTTCTGCTCACTCAAAACAAAGCCCACGTTGTACATCGCCGCCGCTTCACCGACGGCATAGTCCAGGTGGTTCATCGCTTCCGTCAGGTGCCCGGCCCGGGCATATGCGATGCCCAGTTCGTAGCGCGCCACCTGATCAGTGGCATTGATGTCGGTGGCCTTCTGAAAGCTGGCAATCGCTTCGGTCCACGCGTCACGTTTCGCCTGAATTCGTCCAAGCTCGATCCAGACTTCTGCGCTGCCGGGATTTCGCGCCGCGGCGGCCTGCAAAATCTTCTGAGCCTCCGACGCTCGCCCGGTGGCGAATTCAATTCGGGCGATCCCGAGTCTCGCGGAAAGGTTGTCCGGATCGGCGGTCAGAATTTCCTGATACCGCTGCCGGGCTTCCGCATGCTGGCCCATGTCTTCCTTCCAGCGGGCAAAGGCAAGCTGAGCCTTGTCAGGCTCTTCCAGGCTCTTTTGAGCGGTCTTGAACTCAGAGCTCAGTTCCGTCTTGCTGCCGGCCAGCGGATCCGTTTCGACAGCCTGATCTCCGGCGGCCAGAAAGCGGTTCCAGCCCTTCCAGGAACGGCCGGAACTGCACCCGGCGGAAATCACAACGACCGACATTGCCAGCAGACAGAAGGGTTTCCGAAAGGGCATCACCGCGTCTCCGTACGCCTGAAAAGCAATCGTTCCCGCCGCAGCCAAACGCTGACATCCGTGCCCGGCGGGATCATTCGCGTAAGCCTTGGCACTGCGCAATTCCCGCCTTCGTTTCGTACTGCGGCATCATCCCTTGCAATCGTCACACCCGTCAGGATGTCTCAAACCGATTTCCTCGCCGCCTGGCTTTTCTGCGAACCGTGCAACTACAGTCACTGCCAATTGCCCCGGCTGCCAACCGGCGATTCCTGCCTGACGAAACTGCGGACGCCGGGCAGAATCCCGTCCTCCGGCGGCGTCGTGCGGAATGTCTGCCCGGACGGAACAGGGACGGACGCGGTCCCCCGCGAAGCGGCTTGTCCGAGTTTCGGAAATCGATCCGTTGCGGAAGTCTGGCGTTTCCGATGGTCGATGGATTTTGTAGAACGCCGGAGTCGGACGGTTCCGGGTCACTCGACGCAGCGGCTTTCGTCTTGCACCCGTGAAAAATTGCGGCCCGGAGTAATCGCGGCCAGGAGTTCTCGGGAACCGTCGGGCGGCGGCCCCGACTTCTTCTACAGCGACATTGGTGATCCGGACTGATTGTGTTTTCCCTTTGTTCTCGCGTCGGCAGGACCGAATGAGTTTTCCGCAGCCTTTTTATCGGTGGCGCCCTCATCCGTGGCATGGACTTCAGGTCGGCCCCGATCCGCCGCACCTGGTTCACGCCTTCATCGAAATCACACCGTTCGACCTCGTGAAGTACGAAGTCGACAAAGTCACGGGATACCTGCGAGTCGACCGGCCGCAACGGACGTCATCGCAGCCCCCGGCTCTGTACGGCTTTGTCCCGAGAACGTACTGCGGTCCACGTGTCGCAGCGCTGATGCCTCAGGCCAAACGCGGCGATGCCGACCCGCTGGACATCTGCGTTCTGAGTGAACGGCCGATCAACAAGTCCGAAGTCATCCTCAACGCGCGAGTCATTGGCGGACTGCCGATGCTGGATCATGGAGAAGCCGACGACAAGATCATCGCAGTGCTGGCGACCGACGCGATCTGGTCACACGTCGAGGATCTCGACGAACTTCCCCAGGCTCTCGTCCAGCGACTTCGCCACTATTTCACGACGTACAAAGTGATGCCCGGCGACACGTCGACGCAGGTGTCGATCGACACAATTTATGACCGCGCGCATGCCGAAAAGGTGATCGAAGCGTCAATCGCCGACTACGACGAAGAATTCGGCAGCCAGTGACGGATCACCCGGGCCACCGGCATCACCGCCGGAAATTCCCCGGAAGCGACCACTGCAAAATGACTCCGCAGCCGATACAATACGGGTGAACGAAGGGCACGGCGTCTGTGTCCGGACTGTATCGGGGGCGATCGGATTTGACTGGGTCACCGTCGATCAGGGTGGCGTGTCGTGGTTGATCAGTTGGCCACGTAAAAAGCTGATCAAACAATAACTGCTACACCGCAGTACTCTCTGGCTGCCTAGAAATAGGCCGTCCCGAATCAGGAATCCCCGTCTGAGGAGTCCGAAGTTCGGTTGCAAATTCAGACTGGCATCAACTCACTGGTCACCACGGTTGATGTAAGATTCGTTGTGATCTAGCGCCGGAAGGTCTTGTTCGCCGAACCTCGTCGTCGCGAATTCAATCATCGAACTACACACGTAGAAGCTCTGATCAAGGGTCCACAGGACGCGGGTTCGATTCCCGCCGCCTCCATTTCATTAGGGCACTTGCGATTCGTCGTAAGTGCCTTTTTCTATTTTTGCTTGCAACAAATCGCACGCCTGCAACGAGTTGCGAGCAGGGATCATGTTTCTGATAAGGGCACCGATGTTTTCTGGCTCTTCCGGGGAATGGGGGTGTTGCTGAGGGATCGGTCGATGATGGCTCGCCGATGTTCGACGTCAATGTTACTGATTCTTCGGTCAGATCTGACGTTGGGATCCAACAACACTGCGGTTCCGGTTGTTGATGCCCGCAGGGCAGGCACAACGTATTGGGGCAGAAAAGTCCGGTTGAGCCGGACTCCCTTCCCTCCGAACCGTGCGTGCGGTTTTCCCGCACACGGCTCTCCGGTTATTAGTGGACGGATTGAGCGAAACGAAAGTGGGCCTCTCGCAGCCAACAGAGACCGACTTTCGCAAGGTACGCATTCGGCCAGCGTTGGGTACGAGGTAAACGCCTGGGGTGAGCCGGCCGCCCTGGTGCGCAGCTTCCGGTACAGCGAGACTGCCGGACGGATACCGGAAGGACTCTGCGGTCTGCGGGGGGAATGACACTGCGGCCGTCGTCGCGGACGGGTGGCCGAAGGCGCCTTTGCGTCGCTGCCAATCAGGGGAACGGAAAGGCCGGAGCCGGATTGAGATTGCCTATCAACTGCCCCGTGATCCTGCCGGTCAGAGTATCACCGTCGAATGCGAAGAACTTCGTGCTGAACTCCCAATTGAATTCTGTGACGGCATGCGCATTACGTTCCGGGATGCGAAGAAACTCTGCGGTTCCCGTGGCGTTCAGCGTGACGGTACCGGTCTCCGCCCAGAATCCGTAAAACGCTGCGTAGTTCGTCATCAGCGTTCCAATCGTTCCCAGGCGAACCGGATTCTTTACCTGGGAAAGCTTTGCCTTCTTGGCCGGTTCGTAAAGACCCTGCCGAGTCTTGTCGAATTTCGCGCCGGTCAGTTGGGCGGGTGAACTGGGTTTCCCGGTGAACTCGCCACTGGTGCCGATGGACACTTCCAGTCCTTTCAAAGTCTCCTGCGCGGGAATCGGACCGTCGAAGACGACAGTTCCATACGACACCTTCTTGCCCTTCAGGGTTTCATCCGTCTGGCTGGATCCGTCAGGAAAGCTGAGGACAACACTGGTGACCTTCGTGTCCTCCCACGAATCCACCAATGCAGTGCGCAGACTGACGGGGGACTGCAGCCGAATCAATCGATCAAACGCCGGTTCGCCGTAAGCGATCGTCCAGCCCGATGTTGCTGAGTAGATAGTCGGGCTGGAATTGCTGGGCCCGGGGTCAGTTGCCAGGCGACATTGAAACGAACCACTCCAGTCGATTGTCACTTTCATCGCGGACCTCGTGCGGCAACGTTGCTATGGAAAGAGTGACGCGACAGCGTGAGACGGCAAACAGACGGAGTCGCTGCCGTGAATCGCGTCATCGGATGGCGCCGAAACAGCTTTCGGGCGCTTGCAACCATTGTCATTCAGCTGACGGTGACGGTTGCGT
This window harbors:
- a CDS encoding tetratricopeptide repeat protein, whose amino-acid sequence is MPFRKPFCLLAMSVVVISAGCSSGRSWKGWNRFLAAGDQAVETDPLAGSKTELSSEFKTAQKSLEEPDKAQLAFARWKEDMGQHAEARQRYQEILTADPDNLSARLGIARIEFATGRASEAQKILQAAAARNPGSAEVWIELGRIQAKRDAWTEAIASFQKATDINATDQVARYELGIAYARAGHLTEAMNHLDYAVGEAAAMYNVGFVLSEQNRMSEAAAWFERSLAAHPDVRTRDQAERMLARAGGNPAMRRVSQSGQSSAFGQPIVQSAAVPQIRPSSSFAPAITPQQGIASSGQASSMFASQASSARQPGIVKQASSSTTVNGIPAATAQYTSDPQAGTTLPVITAQPASMTMPVVRSADHVRSGDVRSADGSSGPAQWNGPQSTSPPVFGNGAATASGNIPVEPEPWRPGR
- a CDS encoding inorganic pyrophosphatase, whose protein sequence is MSFPQPFYRWRPHPWHGLQVGPDPPHLVHAFIEITPFDLVKYEVDKVTGYLRVDRPQRTSSQPPALYGFVPRTYCGPRVAALMPQAKRGDADPLDICVLSERPINKSEVILNARVIGGLPMLDHGEADDKIIAVLATDAIWSHVEDLDELPQALVQRLRHYFTTYKVMPGDTSTQVSIDTIYDRAHAEKVIEASIADYDEEFGSQ